Proteins co-encoded in one Sulfurimonas sp. HSL1-2 genomic window:
- a CDS encoding NADP-dependent isocitrate dehydrogenase: MSKIIWSKIDEAPALATYSFFPIASKFCAEGGVELEQSDISLAGRVLAAMGKGEDELSKLGELVLKPEGNIIKLPNISASVGQLKDCIAELQSQGYDIPNYPENPANDEEKALQATYSTCLGSAVNPVLREGNSDRRAAKAVKNYAQKNPHRLKAYSENSKAYVAHMEGKGDFYGNEKSVTMDKAQKVTIALNGNTLKTIDALEGEVLDGTFMSVSALRAFYKKTIEDAKAKGVIWSVHLKATMMKISDPIMFGHGFEIFFEDVFKKYADTFKEVGVNPNLGMSDLEKKIKGHAKEAEIKAAFKAVVDSDSPKIAMVDSDKGTTNFNAPNDIIIDASMPVVVREGGKQWDRNGDALECVAVIPDSTYGLFHEEMLADCVKNGQFDVTTMGTMQNIGLMAQKAEEYGSHPTTFELTEAGTVTVTAEDGTVLMSFECEAGDIWRMSRAKDIPIKDWIRLAFERGQIEQIPVVFWLDENRAHDAQMIAKVKKYMPEFNTDGLEIHIMDITAATRFTNERIRAGKDTIAVTGNVLRDHLTDMYPILELGTSAKMLSIVPLLAGGGLFETGAGGSAPKHVDQFLAEGHLRWDSLGEFLALAESLRMIEQKSPNAKLAAVTAALDVANQEYLDNNKAPGRKAGEPDNKASHFYVAQYWATALADSLDPELQAKFTPVAKALKENEAKIMEELMAAEGKAQDIGGYYHPDDAKAEAAMRPSATLNAIIDAI, from the coding sequence ATGTCTAAAATCATCTGGTCGAAAATTGACGAAGCTCCGGCTTTGGCTACATACTCGTTCTTTCCGATTGCTTCCAAATTCTGCGCTGAGGGCGGCGTTGAACTGGAACAAAGCGATATCTCACTTGCAGGTCGTGTCCTTGCCGCGATGGGTAAAGGTGAAGATGAACTGTCAAAACTGGGCGAGCTTGTCCTGAAGCCTGAAGGTAATATCATCAAGCTGCCGAACATCTCTGCATCCGTCGGTCAGCTCAAAGACTGTATCGCCGAACTTCAGAGCCAGGGTTACGATATCCCGAACTACCCTGAAAATCCGGCGAACGATGAAGAAAAAGCGCTCCAGGCAACGTACAGCACCTGCCTGGGCTCTGCGGTCAACCCGGTTCTCCGCGAAGGAAACTCCGACCGCCGTGCAGCGAAAGCGGTCAAGAACTACGCGCAGAAAAACCCGCACCGCCTCAAAGCGTACTCTGAGAACTCCAAAGCGTATGTTGCGCACATGGAAGGCAAGGGCGACTTCTACGGCAACGAGAAGTCCGTCACGATGGACAAAGCACAGAAGGTGACGATCGCGCTCAACGGCAATACGCTCAAGACAATCGATGCGCTCGAGGGTGAAGTCCTTGACGGTACGTTTATGTCTGTCAGCGCACTGCGTGCCTTCTACAAGAAGACGATCGAAGACGCGAAAGCGAAAGGCGTCATCTGGTCGGTTCACCTCAAAGCGACAATGATGAAGATCTCCGACCCGATCATGTTCGGTCACGGTTTCGAAATCTTCTTCGAAGACGTCTTCAAAAAGTATGCGGATACTTTCAAAGAGGTCGGTGTCAACCCGAACCTCGGTATGTCCGACCTCGAGAAGAAAATCAAGGGCCATGCGAAAGAAGCCGAGATCAAGGCGGCTTTCAAGGCGGTCGTAGATTCCGACAGCCCGAAAATCGCTATGGTCGACTCTGACAAGGGTACGACGAACTTCAACGCGCCGAACGACATCATCATCGATGCTTCCATGCCGGTCGTCGTCCGCGAAGGCGGCAAGCAGTGGGATCGCAACGGTGACGCACTCGAGTGTGTTGCGGTCATTCCGGACTCTACTTACGGTCTGTTCCACGAAGAGATGCTCGCTGACTGTGTGAAAAACGGGCAGTTCGACGTCACGACCATGGGTACAATGCAGAACATCGGCCTGATGGCGCAGAAAGCAGAAGAGTACGGTTCACACCCGACAACGTTTGAACTTACAGAAGCGGGTACGGTGACGGTCACTGCTGAAGACGGTACGGTTCTGATGAGCTTCGAATGTGAAGCGGGTGACATCTGGCGTATGTCCCGTGCGAAAGATATCCCGATCAAAGACTGGATCCGCCTCGCATTCGAACGCGGCCAGATCGAGCAGATCCCGGTTGTCTTCTGGCTGGATGAAAACCGTGCACACGATGCACAGATGATCGCGAAGGTCAAAAAATACATGCCGGAGTTCAATACGGACGGTCTGGAAATCCACATTATGGATATCACCGCTGCGACACGTTTCACGAACGAGCGTATCCGTGCCGGCAAAGACACGATCGCCGTTACCGGTAACGTCCTGCGTGACCACCTGACCGACATGTACCCGATCCTCGAGCTCGGTACATCGGCGAAAATGCTCTCCATCGTTCCGCTGCTCGCGGGCGGCGGCCTGTTTGAGACGGGTGCCGGCGGTTCTGCACCGAAGCACGTCGACCAGTTCCTGGCAGAGGGTCACCTCCGCTGGGACTCCCTGGGTGAATTCCTCGCCCTGGCAGAGTCACTGCGCATGATCGAGCAGAAGAGCCCGAACGCCAAGCTGGCGGCAGTCACTGCAGCGCTTGACGTCGCAAACCAGGAGTACCTTGACAACAACAAGGCCCCGGGCCGCAAAGCGGGCGAGCCGGACAACAAAGCGTCCCACTTCTATGTCGCGCAGTACTGGGCAACGGCACTGGCGGACTCTTTGGATCCTGAACTGCAGGCGAAGTTTACGCCGGTAGCGAAAGCGCTCAAAGAGAACGAAGCGAAGATCATGGAAGAGCTGATGGCCGCAGAGGGCAAAGCGCAGGATATCGGCGGTTACTACCACCCCGATGATGCAAAAGCGGAAGCGGCAATGCGCCCGTCTGCAACGCTCAACGCGATTATCGACGCTATCTAA
- the fumC gene encoding class II fumarate hydratase, with product MDYRIEKDTMGEMQVPKDAYWGAQTQRSIQNFRIGEETMPYEITRAFSYLKKAVALVNMDLGKLDAKKAEAIAQAADEMLAGKLDGNYPLVVWQTGSGTQSNMNNNEVLANRATEILGGDFRTEKLVHPNDDVNKSQSSNDTYPTALHVASVIAVEERLLPAIAKLKATLQAKSEEFADLVKIGRTHLQDATPLTLGQEISGWVEMLAKSEKMAKDSLEAVRELALGGTAVGTGLNAHPELGERVAAKLSELTGHDFVTAPNKFHALTSHDALVFAHGALKALAADMMKIANDVRWLASGPRCGIGEISIPENEPGSSIMPGKVNPTQSEAVTMVACQVMGNDATIGFAASQGNFELNVFKPVIAYNFLQSVRLLADSIVSFNDNAAVGIKANVENIEHFLNDSLMLVTALNPHIGYENAAKIAKTAHKNGTTLKEEAVNLGLLSAEEFDKYVVPGDMIAPKA from the coding sequence TTGGACTACAGAATCGAAAAGGATACGATGGGGGAGATGCAGGTCCCCAAAGATGCGTACTGGGGTGCCCAGACGCAGCGTTCGATCCAGAATTTCCGCATCGGTGAAGAGACGATGCCGTACGAGATCACCCGTGCGTTTTCCTATCTGAAAAAAGCCGTTGCCCTGGTCAACATGGACCTGGGCAAGCTTGATGCGAAAAAAGCGGAGGCGATTGCCCAGGCGGCGGACGAGATGCTCGCGGGCAAACTCGACGGCAACTACCCGCTCGTCGTATGGCAGACCGGTTCCGGTACGCAGTCGAACATGAACAACAACGAGGTCCTTGCCAACCGAGCGACGGAGATCCTCGGCGGAGACTTCCGCACAGAGAAGCTTGTTCACCCGAACGACGACGTCAACAAGTCCCAAAGCTCCAACGATACCTACCCGACGGCCCTGCACGTCGCGTCTGTCATCGCCGTCGAAGAGCGCCTGCTCCCGGCGATCGCCAAGCTCAAAGCGACGCTCCAGGCGAAAAGCGAAGAGTTTGCCGATCTGGTCAAGATCGGCCGTACGCACCTTCAGGACGCGACACCGCTGACCCTCGGTCAGGAGATCAGCGGCTGGGTCGAGATGCTCGCCAAGTCCGAAAAGATGGCCAAAGACTCCCTGGAAGCGGTGCGCGAACTCGCGCTCGGCGGAACGGCAGTCGGTACGGGCCTCAACGCCCACCCGGAACTGGGTGAACGCGTCGCGGCGAAACTGTCCGAACTGACGGGCCACGATTTCGTCACGGCACCGAACAAGTTCCACGCCTTGACGTCCCACGACGCGCTTGTCTTCGCGCACGGCGCTCTCAAGGCGCTGGCGGCGGACATGATGAAGATCGCCAACGACGTCCGCTGGCTCGCATCCGGCCCGCGCTGCGGCATCGGCGAGATCTCCATCCCGGAAAACGAGCCGGGTTCCTCCATTATGCCGGGCAAGGTCAACCCGACGCAGAGCGAAGCGGTCACGATGGTCGCCTGCCAGGTCATGGGGAACGACGCGACGATCGGTTTTGCGGCGTCCCAGGGGAACTTCGAGCTGAACGTTTTCAAGCCGGTGATCGCCTACAACTTCCTGCAGTCCGTCCGCCTGCTCGCCGACAGCATCGTCTCTTTCAACGACAATGCAGCCGTCGGCATCAAGGCAAACGTTGAGAATATCGAACACTTCCTCAACGACTCGCTGATGCTCGTTACGGCGCTCAACCCGCATATCGGCTACGAAAATGCGGCGAAGATCGCCAAAACGGCGCACAAAAACGGCACGACCCTCAAGGAAGAGGCGGTCAACCTCGGCCTGCTGAGTGCCGAAGAGTTCGATAAATACGTCGTTCCGGGTGACATGATCGCCCCGAAAGCGTAA
- a CDS encoding AsmA-like C-terminal domain-containing protein — protein MTIISVIAFCLVVITVLYLTLSSGIHLGKLKLGRLYAEQLYLKWDNALRVEIGTIALAPSDAPEEPSSLLDLQRRVAAALRHMDDLWIGSLRIDRIRIGNEMNGSVLFDPHHRSQLLLASPKQGHVALTLSPVRFSDAYKVECYGDMHDFNGTFRLEGVLQPEQGELYLGGAIDIAADIHLRLGLHATQDALTLNTFSTEPFASVAPIVEPLHLSDHVEPWIVARAQGGPVMLHTLQTTLPYAEPAKAFDNLFGHLTFQNARYRFANVPEDFEPALAPNVTVRFERKTLDIRPENATFYGQPGGDTRIAIDFGGHAPQLRLSILTAAQFTPPLQRLTASYGIDLPFTQTAGLTDTNLSLTVNLNDSHTTAEAQFSTAKSRIDLSGLPISVSRAAVDLKGSEVTLRSVEAALFDGNVTGRVSGTFNPAKHNGALRFNIGEVRYPVGAGPISLDPVTVPLHFEYRFHPKGDTIGFDASRWHYMEHNLSADAFTAPFNLKKLLLTIPKTAVAVDKTARATVEGEISLADPSASLLVDLLSLRAGTLKTARAHARFHIRADENITVTSSAETHWALDETPVSISPFTLSRQHGIFRLSPAVVSIEHQLTGSVEGIFEPATMATELNVSKFRLEDEGLGRLLQGMEQFSVYIVPIDNEYDIVIPSINMVYSTLGHGWRLHFFSLDAFTRHSPLLRDYNLTDSTISAWSESGGYPVSFEGTVDYPYALTAFDGKPVNTYQFKGQIEQNGSLESTINDRITVERGDTIRIRSNGVAFSQPELTRFYREHHFSSDDNTSESNTTIHIDANNTAILFPGGRKAKADRITIDYSNNHIQGQLYKADGGAKLEVKGETFYLFGYRLDDDFMNHFFNLTKVKGGTLDFYLIGEKDDFKGLAKINDTTVRDYVLFNNLFAFINTVPALVTFSLPSYETNGIKVRSAYAELAFHEKVLSISNIKIDSKELDFAGQGAIDYNAESIKMQLTVKTRAAENIRKIPLVGYILVGDDQSVLTTLNVSGPLSDPKVENTIAKDIIVSPFNILKRTLDFPVHYLKMLDSGSDGETEKENGTPSITSGVPPIN, from the coding sequence TTGACGATCATCTCCGTCATTGCCTTCTGTCTGGTCGTCATTACCGTTCTCTACCTCACCCTTTCAAGCGGAATCCATCTGGGCAAGCTGAAACTCGGCCGCCTCTATGCGGAGCAATTATACCTCAAGTGGGACAATGCCCTCCGCGTCGAAATCGGGACGATCGCCCTCGCCCCTTCCGACGCACCGGAGGAACCCAGCAGCCTCCTGGACCTTCAGCGGCGCGTTGCCGCCGCCCTGCGTCACATGGACGACCTCTGGATCGGCAGCCTGCGCATCGACCGCATCCGGATCGGCAACGAAATGAACGGATCGGTCCTCTTCGATCCGCACCACCGCAGTCAGCTCCTCCTGGCCTCACCAAAGCAGGGGCACGTGGCACTGACCCTCTCGCCCGTGCGGTTTTCGGATGCCTATAAGGTAGAGTGCTACGGGGATATGCACGATTTCAACGGGACGTTCCGGCTCGAGGGTGTCCTGCAGCCGGAACAGGGCGAGCTCTACCTGGGCGGTGCCATCGATATCGCTGCGGATATCCATCTCCGCCTGGGGCTGCATGCGACGCAGGATGCCCTGACACTCAACACCTTCTCGACCGAACCGTTTGCAAGTGTCGCACCGATCGTTGAGCCCCTGCACCTCTCCGATCATGTCGAGCCCTGGATCGTCGCGCGGGCCCAGGGCGGGCCGGTAATGCTGCACACCCTGCAGACGACCCTCCCCTATGCCGAGCCGGCCAAAGCCTTCGACAATCTTTTCGGCCACCTGACGTTTCAGAATGCCCGCTACCGGTTTGCCAATGTCCCGGAGGACTTTGAACCCGCCCTTGCCCCGAACGTGACCGTCCGCTTCGAACGTAAAACCCTGGATATCCGTCCGGAAAATGCCACCTTCTACGGCCAGCCCGGCGGCGATACCCGAATTGCGATCGATTTCGGCGGCCATGCGCCGCAGCTGCGGCTCTCCATCCTCACCGCGGCACAGTTCACCCCGCCGCTGCAGCGCCTGACCGCTTCGTACGGCATCGACCTCCCCTTTACGCAGACCGCCGGGCTCACCGATACGAACCTGAGCCTGACCGTTAACCTCAACGACTCCCACACGACGGCGGAGGCGCAGTTCAGCACGGCCAAAAGCCGCATCGACCTCTCCGGTCTCCCCATTTCCGTTTCCCGGGCCGCGGTCGATCTGAAAGGTTCCGAGGTGACCCTGCGCTCCGTCGAGGCGGCGCTCTTTGATGGCAACGTGACGGGGCGGGTCAGCGGTACCTTCAACCCGGCCAAGCATAACGGTGCCCTGCGCTTCAATATCGGCGAAGTGCGCTACCCTGTCGGCGCCGGCCCCATTAGTCTCGATCCGGTCACCGTGCCGCTGCATTTCGAATACCGCTTCCACCCCAAAGGCGACACTATCGGGTTCGACGCCTCCCGCTGGCACTATATGGAGCACAATCTCTCCGCCGATGCCTTTACCGCACCGTTCAATCTGAAAAAACTCCTGCTGACCATCCCCAAAACGGCCGTCGCCGTCGATAAGACGGCACGGGCGACCGTCGAGGGCGAGATCTCCCTTGCCGATCCCTCGGCGTCTCTGCTCGTGGACCTGCTATCACTCCGGGCCGGGACACTCAAGACCGCGCGGGCACACGCCCGCTTTCATATCCGAGCCGACGAAAACATCACGGTGACCAGCAGCGCGGAAACACACTGGGCACTGGATGAAACGCCGGTCTCTATCTCCCCCTTTACCCTGTCGCGCCAGCACGGGATCTTCAGGCTCTCACCGGCCGTCGTCTCGATTGAACACCAGCTGACCGGCTCCGTGGAAGGGATCTTTGAGCCGGCCACCATGGCGACCGAACTCAACGTGTCGAAATTCCGACTGGAAGACGAAGGGCTCGGCAGACTGCTGCAGGGGATGGAACAGTTCAGCGTCTATATCGTCCCCATCGATAATGAGTACGACATCGTCATCCCGTCGATCAATATGGTCTACTCCACGCTCGGGCACGGATGGCGCCTGCATTTTTTCTCCCTCGATGCTTTTACGCGACACTCCCCGCTGCTGCGCGACTACAACCTGACCGACAGTACCATCTCCGCCTGGTCAGAGAGCGGCGGCTATCCTGTCAGCTTCGAAGGCACCGTCGACTACCCCTACGCCCTGACGGCTTTCGACGGGAAACCGGTCAACACCTATCAGTTCAAAGGTCAGATCGAGCAGAACGGCTCGCTTGAATCGACAATCAACGACCGCATCACGGTGGAGCGTGGCGATACAATCCGCATCCGCTCGAACGGCGTCGCATTCAGCCAGCCCGAACTGACCCGTTTCTACCGCGAGCACCACTTCAGCAGCGACGACAATACGAGCGAATCGAACACCACGATCCATATCGACGCGAATAATACGGCGATCCTCTTCCCGGGCGGCCGCAAGGCCAAAGCCGACCGCATCACCATCGACTACAGCAACAACCATATACAGGGGCAGCTCTACAAAGCCGACGGGGGCGCCAAACTCGAGGTAAAAGGCGAAACGTTCTACCTCTTCGGGTACCGGCTCGACGACGACTTCATGAACCACTTTTTCAACCTCACCAAAGTCAAAGGCGGTACCCTGGACTTTTACCTTATCGGAGAAAAGGATGATTTCAAGGGTCTGGCCAAGATCAACGATACGACCGTACGCGATTACGTGCTTTTCAACAATCTCTTTGCCTTTATCAATACCGTTCCCGCCCTCGTCACCTTCTCGCTCCCTTCGTATGAGACCAACGGGATCAAAGTGCGATCCGCCTACGCCGAACTCGCGTTTCATGAGAAAGTGCTGTCGATCTCAAACATCAAGATCGACAGCAAGGAGCTCGATTTTGCCGGCCAGGGTGCCATCGACTACAATGCGGAAAGCATCAAGATGCAGCTGACCGTCAAGACCCGGGCCGCGGAAAATATCCGGAAAATCCCGCTGGTCGGCTACATCCTTGTCGGCGACGACCAGTCCGTACTGACGACGCTGAACGTCTCAGGCCCGCTGAGTGACCCGAAGGTGGAAAACACCATCGCAAAAGATATCATCGTCAGCCCCTTCAACATCCTCAAGCGCACCCTCGATTTCCCGGTCCACTATCTCAAAATGCTGGACAGCGGCTCCGACGGCGAGACCGAAAAGGAAAACGGTACCCCGTCCATCACTTCCGGCGTTCCTCCCATTAATTGA
- the sucC gene encoding ADP-forming succinate--CoA ligase subunit beta — translation MNIHEYQAKQIFAKYGVPTPRGIVANTADQAVRNAAELGGDIWVVKAQIHAGGRGLGGGVKLARSLDEVGELATQILGMNLVTHQTGPEGKLVQKVYIEEGADIKDELYLGVVLDRAKEMPVIMASTEGGMEIEKVAEETPEKIIKVAIDPTIGFQGFHGRELAFGLGLPKEEQGKFIKFAAALYNVYMENDAEMIEINPLIKTGAGDFLALDGKMGFDDSALGRHPDIEDMRDISEEDADEREASRFGLSYVSLDGEIGCMVNGAGLAMGTMDTINYMGGTPANFLDVGGKANAETVAKGFEIILKNPNVKAIFVNIFGGIVRCDRIANGILEATKLVDVHVPVIVRLDGTNAPEAAEILRNANIANVIAAEDLADGAAKAVAAAKGE, via the coding sequence ATGAATATCCATGAATATCAGGCGAAACAGATTTTTGCCAAATACGGTGTCCCGACGCCGCGCGGCATCGTTGCCAATACGGCAGACCAGGCGGTAAGAAACGCTGCAGAACTGGGTGGCGACATCTGGGTTGTCAAAGCGCAGATCCACGCAGGGGGCCGCGGCCTCGGCGGCGGTGTCAAACTGGCACGTTCGCTTGATGAAGTCGGTGAACTGGCGACGCAGATCCTCGGCATGAATCTGGTGACACACCAGACAGGCCCGGAAGGCAAACTCGTCCAGAAGGTCTACATCGAAGAGGGTGCGGACATCAAAGACGAACTCTACCTCGGCGTTGTCCTCGACCGTGCGAAAGAGATGCCGGTTATCATGGCCTCCACCGAAGGCGGTATGGAGATCGAGAAGGTTGCTGAAGAGACACCGGAGAAGATCATCAAGGTCGCCATCGACCCGACGATCGGTTTCCAGGGCTTCCACGGCCGCGAACTCGCTTTCGGCCTCGGTCTGCCGAAAGAGGAGCAGGGCAAGTTCATCAAATTTGCCGCAGCGCTCTATAACGTCTACATGGAAAACGACGCGGAGATGATCGAGATCAACCCGCTGATCAAAACCGGCGCAGGCGACTTCCTCGCACTCGACGGCAAAATGGGCTTTGACGACTCTGCACTGGGCCGCCACCCGGACATCGAGGATATGCGCGACATTTCCGAAGAAGACGCGGACGAGCGCGAAGCAAGCCGCTTCGGCCTCTCCTATGTCTCCCTCGACGGCGAGATCGGCTGTATGGTTAACGGTGCGGGCCTCGCAATGGGGACGATGGACACCATCAACTATATGGGCGGTACGCCGGCGAACTTCCTGGACGTCGGCGGTAAAGCGAACGCGGAAACCGTTGCAAAGGGCTTTGAGATCATCCTCAAGAACCCGAACGTCAAAGCGATCTTCGTCAACATCTTCGGCGGTATCGTCCGCTGTGACCGTATTGCCAACGGTATTCTCGAAGCAACAAAACTGGTCGACGTCCATGTCCCGGTCATCGTCCGCCTCGACGGTACGAACGCCCCGGAAGCGGCGGAGATCCTCAGAAACGCCAATATCGCGAACGTTATCGCGGCGGAAGACCTTGCAGACGGTGCAGCCAAAGCCGTCGCAGCAGCGAAAGGAGAGTAA
- the mltG gene encoding endolytic transglycosylase MltG: MTTRQKAMTEMIVKWVCAIALLMALSFIYYLNMGLTTSKVLYIPQGSIRKIITHLETANPQLNRLDAFLLRFVGQPQHGWIDLGGTAMSHGDFLYRITTSKAAMKPVTLVPGETTHVFFTQLAESHGLDPQRLMAAFREQSPYQEGALVPDTYQLPIGITESDAVRLLLHYAETKQRAWSEKIFGLYNERKWYHYIVIASVIQKEAADNAEMPLVSSVIANRLAKGMKLQMDGTLNYGRYSHERITAARIRSDKSEYNTYLHNGLPAAPVCNVGFEAIRAAIFPAKTEYLYFTKGADGKHRFSRYYSTHLRNINRVTK, from the coding sequence ATGACGACCAGACAGAAGGCAATGACGGAGATGATCGTCAAATGGGTTTGTGCAATCGCTCTGCTGATGGCGTTGTCGTTCATCTATTACCTGAATATGGGGCTCACGACATCGAAGGTGCTCTATATTCCCCAGGGATCAATTCGCAAGATTATAACACACCTCGAAACCGCCAACCCGCAGCTCAACCGTCTGGACGCCTTTTTGCTGCGATTCGTCGGACAGCCGCAGCACGGCTGGATCGACCTGGGCGGTACGGCGATGAGCCACGGCGACTTCCTTTACCGCATTACGACCTCCAAGGCGGCGATGAAACCGGTCACCCTCGTCCCCGGGGAGACGACCCATGTCTTTTTTACACAGCTCGCCGAGAGCCACGGGCTTGATCCGCAGCGGCTGATGGCAGCGTTCCGGGAGCAGAGCCCCTATCAGGAGGGTGCGCTGGTCCCCGACACTTACCAGCTCCCCATCGGCATTACCGAATCCGACGCGGTCCGTCTGCTGCTGCACTACGCCGAAACGAAACAGCGCGCCTGGTCGGAGAAGATCTTCGGCCTCTACAATGAGCGCAAATGGTACCACTATATCGTCATCGCCTCCGTCATCCAGAAAGAGGCGGCAGACAACGCGGAGATGCCGCTGGTCTCCTCCGTCATTGCCAACCGCCTGGCCAAGGGGATGAAACTGCAGATGGACGGTACGCTCAATTACGGCCGTTACTCCCACGAGCGGATCACCGCCGCCCGGATCCGTTCGGACAAAAGCGAATACAACACCTATCTGCACAACGGATTGCCTGCCGCACCGGTCTGTAATGTGGGCTTTGAGGCGATCAGGGCGGCGATCTTCCCGGCCAAAACGGAGTACCTCTATTTTACGAAAGGCGCGGACGGCAAGCACCGCTTTTCACGTTACTATTCTACACACTTACGCAACATTAACCGTGTTACAAAATGA
- the mdh gene encoding malate dehydrogenase codes for MNQGKRVGIVGAGNVGATVAYSLAMLGSCHEIILRDNKIEVAKGKALDMSQAAAAVRSHTVVSVAESMEELTDCDVVVVTAGSPRLPGMSRDDLLMINANITKEVVSGIAKYSPNAIIIMVSNPLDAMTYVALKESGFDRSRVLGMAGILDSSRMAAFIQEKLGYGGGQIRASVMGGHGDDMVPLPRYSTVAGVPLSDLLSEDEIDEIVDRTRHGGAEIVGYLKTGSAYYAPAKSTAIMVEAILKDTKQIHPCAVYLEGEYGYDDVVSGVPVMIGANGAEKIIEVTLNDKEKEMFARSCNSVQTLIDTLNENKFFEEA; via the coding sequence ATGAATCAGGGTAAACGTGTTGGAATCGTCGGCGCCGGAAACGTAGGTGCCACCGTCGCATACTCACTGGCGATGCTCGGTTCGTGCCATGAAATCATTCTGCGCGACAACAAGATCGAAGTGGCGAAAGGGAAGGCACTCGATATGTCACAGGCGGCGGCAGCGGTCCGCAGCCACACGGTTGTCAGCGTCGCCGAGAGCATGGAAGAGCTCACGGACTGCGACGTCGTCGTTGTGACGGCGGGCAGCCCGCGTCTGCCGGGTATGAGCCGTGACGACCTGCTGATGATCAACGCCAACATCACCAAAGAAGTCGTAAGCGGTATCGCGAAATACTCCCCGAATGCGATCATCATCATGGTCTCCAACCCGCTGGATGCGATGACCTATGTCGCGCTCAAAGAGAGCGGCTTCGACCGCAGCCGCGTCCTGGGCATGGCCGGTATCCTCGACAGCTCCCGCATGGCGGCTTTCATCCAGGAAAAACTGGGCTACGGCGGCGGGCAGATCCGTGCCTCCGTCATGGGCGGCCACGGGGATGACATGGTACCGCTTCCGCGCTACTCCACCGTTGCCGGTGTCCCGCTCTCCGACCTTCTCAGCGAAGATGAGATTGACGAGATCGTCGACCGTACCCGCCACGGCGGTGCCGAGATTGTCGGCTACCTGAAGACCGGTTCGGCGTATTACGCCCCGGCGAAATCGACGGCGATCATGGTCGAAGCGATCCTGAAAGACACGAAGCAGATCCATCCGTGTGCCGTTTACCTCGAAGGCGAGTACGGCTACGACGACGTCGTTTCCGGCGTCCCGGTTATGATCGGTGCCAACGGGGCGGAAAAGATCATCGAAGTCACGCTCAATGATAAAGAGAAAGAGATGTTTGCCCGCTCGTGCAATTCGGTCCAGACCCTGATCGACACGCTGAACGAAAATAAATTTTTTGAGGAGGCCTAA